CATCAGCTGGATTTGCTCCCTGCCCAGGACGTTCGACATGATGGCCAAGCTCGGAACAGCATCGGCTTTCTTCACATTTATTTCCGTTCTGCTTGCTGCCATCTTTGCCGGTATTCAGGATCACCCATTTGGATACGATCCTGCGAAGCTGGGCGAGCCTATCGTTACAGCTATCCCTGTTAAGGGCACGACCTTTGTCAACGGAATGTCCGCttttctcaacatcagctACACCTTCATCGGTCAGATTACCCTGCCCAGCTTCATTGCAGAGATGCGAGATCCCCGGGACTTCCCCAAGGCTCTGTGGGCGTGTACGATTGCTGAGATAATCGTTTTCAGTCTCGTTGGAGCCATCGTGTATGCTTATACCGGCAACCAGTATGTCACCGCGCCGGCTTTTGGTTCGCTCGAGAATGTGTACAAGAAGGCGGCCTTCTCGTTCATGATTCctaccatcatcttccttgGCACCCTCTATGCCTCAGTATCGGCTCGCTTCGTCTTTTTCCGACTCTTCCGAAACTCCAAGCACTTGAATAGTCACACTCTTGTTGGTTGGGGATCTTGGAGTGGAATTCTTCTTGTGACCTGGATCTTTGCTttcatcatcgccatggTCATCCCTTTCTTTAACTCTCGTAAGTGCCCGAAGCAGAATTATTGCATCGATCGTTACTCACCATTACCTTCCAGTGCTTTCCGTTATGTCGTCTCTCTTCGATAGTTGGTTTGGCTTCATTTTCTGGGGAGTTGCCTATTTCCGAATGCGCAAAGCCGATAAGGAGATTGGTCGACGACATGGCAAGATCGCTGATCTTACTGGAAACATTGTTAACCTCATCTTGATTGCGATTGGTATCATGTTCCTTACTGTTGGTACATATGCCAGTGTACAGGGCATTATCGACCAGTACGAGGCTGGTACCGTGGCTGGTGTATTCTCTTGTGCGTCCAACGGTCTTTAAAATGAAGCGGAGAGAAGGGAGAAGTTGTAGAGAAATAAGTTATGCAATGATACCCGAGGTGGAACAATACACGCGGAGTTGGTTTTTCTTGATCGAGACGATCGTATGCTGCTTTCAGCCACGATCGGTCCCGTTACGGAGTACACGAAGTTCTAGAATTGGATCCATCATGATGAATCATTGAAGTAGAAGTTGACATGTTGTAGATGTTGAAGTAGAGTTGAAGTGGAGGCTGAGGCTCTGCCGGAGCTGAACCTTAGCTTGACACCCACGCCAACCAGTTCTCGCCAAGAACGCCTAGAGCTTGTTGTCACATGCTCTTTATTCATCTGATGCATTTCCTTTAAGCATATTCATATTCATATCATAAATTGTCAATCAAACTCGAGTTTGATGAGAATCTAATGGGGCAAAGTTGCTGCTGACTCCAACATATAGGTGTCGATCCTAGGCATTTGACAGCATTGACCCACCTTGGCCTCCTGGTATATTCGATTGGAAGCTTAACTTCTTAAGCTGTCCCGGACATTGAATCGATAGTAACACTTAAGAAGCCTTCTTCATATATTCAGCATATACACACTCAAATAGATTATCTGGAAAGACACGTTGACCATCTAGTATTCGTATTCGCACTTCATGGGGATCAAGAATCACATTCTGTTGTACCCTCATCGAGGTGGTCCACCTATCAAGGGAAAAGCCCTACCAGATTGCCACAATTAGGCATCTCGCCAACAGAATCGAGAGAGATAGAGCTAGGGAGTTTCCAAGAAATACCGAATAATCGtatggtcttggtgtttaTCAACGGGAATTGACGGTCCCGAATGGCACCACTCGAACCATTTCCCCTCTTGTCGTTCGACAACTTTATTCGAAGAATTTGAAGTTTTTATTTTGGGATTTTATTCATTTATCcacctatttattattaaggttaGAAGCGATAGTAACACAGTCACACTCAGCGCAGTGCAAATTGATATTATCTAAACTATCACTGCTGGGCTATGTCGCTCAATTGCTCATGATACACACAAATAAAGCTGACCTCAAATGCCACGCTATACAATTCGCCTCTCTGAATGGTCTGAACATGCCCCGCCTTCTTGAACCCCTCAAAAACCATCCATCTGGTCCCCTGAATTTCTCCCCCCACCCGCCAAATCTAGCCCCTAACCAAACCATCATTGGCCAGATTCCCAATTAACATTTGGACCTGGATTTTCACCGCCTTCCACGTAGCTTTCTCTGCCCCCTGTTTCCCGCGCCGCAGCTACCAAGGAGGCAAATGTATCACATTCTTTTTTAATTCAACCGTCCTTGCACTTTTTGTTCTTCGGGGGTTTAGACTTTCTTTCACTTTTTCCAAACTATCGAAGGAAAGATGCCTGCGACGAATTCATCTACGGTCACTTCGAGGGCAAAGGGCGATAGCCCAAACCCAGCTCCTGCGGCAGCCGAAGGTGCTGATAAGAGCCACGATTTCTTCTGGACATACACTGAGGAGCCTCATCGAACTCGTCGTCTCGCTATTATCAAGGCTCACCCCGAGGTTCGTGCTCTACTGATTAGCCCCGCTGTGCCATGGCATGTCGCTAATCTAGCCTCCATCTACAGATCACCAAGCTCTGCGGTCCTGAGCCTCTCACGAAATGGGTCGTTCTCGGTGTCGTCTCTCTTCAGGTCTTCCTCGCATGGATGCTCCAGTCGACTCCTTTCTTCTCATGGAAGTTCTGGGCTGTCGCCTACGTCTTTGGCGCCACTGCCAACCAGAACCTTTTCCTCGCCATCCACGAGATCTCACACAACCTGGCTTTCCGAAGCGCTCGTCTCAACCGTCTGATCGCCATCTTTGCCAACCTTCCCATTGGTATTCCGTACAGCGCTTCGTTCCGAGTATGTGATCCAGATCGCATTTCGATATCTGAAATAATGCTAACACTCTACAGCCATACCACCTTACCCACCACAAGTCCCTCGGTGTCGATGGCCTTGACACCGATCTTCCCACTGCCTTCGAGGCCTTCGTTCTGGATTCGATTCTCGGAAAGGCCTTCTTCTGCACTTTCCAGATCTTCTTCTACGCCCTGCGACCCATGGCCGTCTACCGCGTTCCTTTGACTGGAGTTCACGCCCTCAACATCGCTGTCCAGGTCGCCTTCGATCTCGTTCTCCTGAAGTACGCCTCTGTCAACTCTCTCCTTTACCTGCTGCTCTCCTCCTTTTTGGCTGGGAGTCTTCACCCTCTGGCTGGCCACTTCATCGCCGAGCACTACGTGTACGAAACCGTTGCTCCCTCCGCTCGCGACCCGGAGAACAAGATCCCCGTTCCCGAGACCTTCTCTTACTATGGACCTCTGAACTGGTTCACCTACAACGTCGGTCT
This DNA window, taken from Fusarium oxysporum f. sp. lycopersici 4287 chromosome 7, whole genome shotgun sequence, encodes the following:
- a CDS encoding sphingolipid delta-4 desaturase produces the protein MLQSTPFFSWKFWAVAYVFGATANQNLFLAIHEISHNLAFRSARLNRLIAIFANLPIGIPYSASFRPYHLTHHKSLGVDGLDTDLPTAFEAFVLDSILGKAFFCTFQIFFYALRPMAVYRVPLTGVHALNIAVQVAFDLVLLKYASVNSLLYLLLSSFLAGSLHPLAGHFIAEHYVYETVAPSARDPENKIPVPETFSYYGPLNWFTYNVGLHNEHHDFPAVPWTRLHKVREIAHEFYDDLPRHESWCYAIWRFIFDENVGMSCRVKRKQGGRLVGGGAVADWKQSEIESI
- a CDS encoding sphingolipid delta-4 desaturase; the protein is MPATNSSTVTSRAKGDSPNPAPAAAEGADKSHDFFWTYTEEPHRTRRLAIIKAHPEITKLCGPEPLTKWVVLGVVSLQVFLAWMLQSTPFFSWKFWAVAYVFGATANQNLFLAIHEISHNLAFRSARLNRLIAIFANLPIGIPYSASFRPYHLTHHKSLGVDGLDTDLPTAFEAFVLDSILGKAFFCTFQIFFYALRPMAVYRVPLTGVHALNIAVQVAFDLVLLKYASVNSLLYLLLSSFLAGSLHPLAGHFIAEHYVYETVAPSARDPENKIPVPETFSYYGPLNWFTYNVGLHNEHHDFPAVPWTRLHKVREIAHEFYDDLPRHESWCYAIWRFIFDENVGMSCRVKRKQGGRLVGGGAVADWKQSEIESI